A part of Melittangium boletus DSM 14713 genomic DNA contains:
- the mfd gene encoding transcription-repair coupling factor: METPFTQKLDAEALRAPPVADDPFARVQETLRAGQRVRTQGLQGAARGYALARLQRALKAPLVCVAPDEEAADALAHDLAFFLGGKGTAREPHVLRLPADEILPYDELSPDGEAVADRLGALFHLSQGTRFPALVVSLRGLLRKVIPPAVMKALSERLAVGQDFDRDELARKLAHMGYLSSPLVEDLGTFSVRGGLVDVFSPLYDKPVRIEFFGDTVESIRVFDPETQRTVDALPEIILLPAREVIFSEQTRAHAEAAARAVADRINLPTSKLREYLDALQEGLPGFGLEGLLPGFFPGGLGTLFDYLARWNEAPLVYLDDPLGIERAAEDLWTELARAAQAADERQDLTYPAEDHFLTQVQAEQRLQAFRVLEGGGLSLTQGESPPVIFPFGTTQDVREAILAHHGEEGALTPLIERLQRWRDGRIPCAVACGTLSQADRLKRLLLDRNVMVRVHTEPLSDVTRLYEPAVSAHLFTGEISHGFVDPAGLALLSDEEIFGARSRRRVRRSKSLDAFAAGFKDLKEGDLIVHTDFGIGRYAGLTKMQVNGVPGDFLVLEYAGKDKVYLPVGRMRLIQKFTGGDPDQVTLDKLGTTSWEKTKKKVKEQLLKMAAELLNIAAARRAHPGHAFSAPDRYYAQFEADFEFEETADQAKAIEDVLADMQKSQPMDRLVCGDVGYGKTEVAMRAAFKATLDRKQVAVLVPTTVLAQQHYLSFKKRFKDYPVTVEVISGLKKPQEVRELLKRAKEGKVDILIGTHKLLGGDVAFKDLGLLVVDEEQRFGVKHKEQIKKLRSQVDVLTLSATPIPRTLHMAMSGVREMSIIATPPQDRRAIRTFVMKFDPPAIKEAIEREVARGGQVFFVHNRVESIPAMETRLRELVPNVTLGIAHGQMGEGQLEKVMLDFTEKKFQMLLCTSIIESGIDISSANTMIVDRADTFGLAQLYQLRGRVGRSRERAYAYLLVPARRTVTKDAQRRLEVLQRFTELGAGFSIASHDLEIRGAGNLLGGEQSGSISAIGFDMYAQLLEEAVAEVQGEPPKVRIEPEISLPMAALIPDDYVADVHQRLVFYKRFSQASTPDEVQDLRAELVDRFGEAPDEVDNLSEQALVKIDMRELRLRGLEGGPGRLSVMLGGDALLDGAKLLALVQRSKGYYRLTPDMKLIVKPGPEVRDQGLIAEAKKVMRDLFTCAQPQA, from the coding sequence TTCGCCCGCGTCCAGGAGACCCTGCGCGCCGGGCAGCGTGTCCGCACGCAAGGCCTCCAGGGAGCCGCCCGCGGCTACGCGCTCGCCCGCCTGCAACGGGCCTTGAAGGCGCCCCTCGTCTGCGTCGCCCCCGATGAAGAGGCCGCGGACGCGCTCGCCCACGACCTCGCCTTCTTCCTGGGTGGCAAGGGCACGGCGCGCGAACCCCACGTCCTCCGCCTGCCCGCGGACGAAATCCTCCCCTACGACGAACTCTCTCCGGATGGCGAGGCCGTCGCGGACCGGCTCGGCGCGCTCTTCCACTTGAGCCAGGGCACGCGCTTTCCGGCGCTCGTGGTGTCGCTCCGGGGCTTGTTGCGCAAGGTGATTCCCCCGGCGGTGATGAAGGCCCTGTCCGAGCGGCTCGCCGTGGGGCAGGACTTCGATCGCGACGAGCTCGCTCGCAAGCTCGCCCACATGGGCTACCTGTCCAGCCCCCTCGTCGAGGACCTGGGCACGTTCTCCGTGCGCGGGGGTCTCGTCGACGTCTTCAGCCCGCTGTACGACAAGCCCGTCCGCATCGAGTTCTTCGGGGACACCGTCGAGTCCATCCGCGTCTTCGATCCGGAGACGCAGCGCACCGTGGACGCACTCCCGGAGATCATCCTCCTGCCCGCGCGCGAGGTCATCTTCTCCGAGCAGACGCGTGCCCACGCCGAGGCGGCCGCGCGCGCCGTGGCGGATCGCATCAACCTGCCCACCTCGAAGCTGCGCGAATACCTGGACGCGCTCCAGGAGGGGCTGCCCGGCTTCGGCCTGGAGGGGCTGCTGCCCGGCTTCTTTCCCGGAGGCCTGGGCACCCTCTTCGACTACCTGGCACGGTGGAACGAGGCGCCGCTCGTCTATCTGGACGATCCCCTGGGCATCGAGCGCGCCGCCGAGGACCTGTGGACGGAGCTCGCGCGGGCGGCCCAAGCCGCCGACGAGCGGCAGGATCTCACCTACCCCGCCGAGGATCATTTCCTCACCCAGGTCCAGGCCGAGCAGCGGCTCCAGGCGTTCCGGGTGCTGGAGGGCGGAGGCCTGTCCCTCACCCAGGGCGAGTCCCCGCCCGTGATCTTCCCCTTCGGGACGACGCAGGACGTGCGCGAGGCCATCCTCGCCCACCACGGAGAGGAAGGCGCGCTCACCCCGCTCATCGAACGGCTCCAGCGCTGGCGTGACGGCCGCATCCCCTGCGCCGTGGCGTGTGGGACCCTGAGCCAGGCGGACCGGCTCAAGCGCCTGCTATTGGATCGCAACGTGATGGTGCGCGTGCACACCGAGCCCCTCTCGGACGTCACGCGGCTGTATGAGCCAGCCGTGTCCGCCCACCTGTTCACGGGGGAGATCAGCCACGGCTTCGTGGACCCCGCCGGGCTCGCCCTGCTGTCGGACGAGGAAATCTTCGGCGCCCGCTCCCGCCGCCGCGTGCGGCGCTCCAAGAGCCTGGATGCCTTCGCCGCGGGCTTCAAGGATCTCAAGGAGGGCGACCTCATCGTCCACACCGACTTCGGCATCGGCCGCTACGCGGGCCTGACGAAGATGCAGGTGAACGGCGTGCCCGGGGACTTCCTCGTGCTCGAGTACGCGGGCAAGGACAAGGTCTACCTGCCCGTGGGCCGCATGCGGCTCATCCAGAAGTTCACCGGCGGAGACCCCGACCAGGTGACGCTGGACAAGCTGGGCACCACCTCCTGGGAGAAGACGAAGAAGAAGGTCAAGGAGCAGCTGCTCAAGATGGCGGCGGAGCTGCTCAACATCGCCGCGGCGCGCCGGGCCCACCCGGGCCATGCGTTCAGCGCACCGGACCGGTACTACGCCCAGTTCGAGGCGGACTTCGAGTTCGAGGAGACGGCGGACCAGGCCAAGGCCATCGAGGACGTGCTCGCCGACATGCAGAAGAGCCAGCCCATGGACCGGCTCGTCTGCGGCGACGTGGGCTACGGCAAGACGGAGGTGGCCATGCGCGCCGCCTTCAAGGCCACGCTGGATCGCAAGCAGGTGGCGGTGCTGGTGCCCACCACGGTGCTCGCCCAGCAGCACTACCTGTCCTTCAAGAAGCGCTTCAAGGACTACCCCGTCACGGTGGAGGTCATCTCCGGCCTGAAGAAGCCCCAGGAGGTACGCGAGCTGCTCAAGCGCGCCAAGGAGGGCAAGGTGGACATCCTCATCGGCACGCACAAGCTGCTCGGCGGGGACGTGGCCTTCAAGGACCTGGGCCTGCTCGTGGTGGACGAGGAGCAGCGCTTCGGCGTGAAGCACAAGGAGCAGATCAAGAAGCTGCGCTCACAGGTGGACGTGCTCACGCTGTCGGCGACGCCCATTCCCCGCACGCTGCACATGGCCATGTCCGGCGTGCGCGAGATGAGCATCATCGCCACCCCGCCCCAGGATCGGCGCGCCATCCGCACCTTCGTGATGAAGTTCGACCCGCCGGCCATCAAGGAGGCCATCGAGCGGGAAGTCGCCCGCGGCGGTCAGGTCTTCTTCGTGCACAACCGCGTGGAGTCCATTCCCGCCATGGAGACGCGGCTGCGCGAGCTGGTGCCGAACGTCACCCTCGGCATCGCCCACGGACAGATGGGCGAGGGCCAGCTCGAGAAGGTGATGCTCGACTTCACCGAGAAGAAGTTCCAGATGCTCCTGTGCACGAGCATCATCGAGAGCGGCATCGACATCTCGAGCGCCAACACGATGATCGTCGACCGGGCGGACACGTTCGGACTCGCGCAGCTCTACCAGCTCCGGGGACGCGTGGGCCGCTCGCGCGAGCGCGCCTATGCGTACCTGCTGGTGCCCGCGCGCAGGACGGTCACCAAGGACGCCCAGCGGCGCCTGGAGGTGTTGCAGCGCTTCACCGAGCTGGGAGCGGGCTTCTCCATCGCGAGTCATGATCTGGAGATCCGCGGCGCGGGCAACCTGCTGGGCGGCGAGCAGTCGGGCTCCATCTCCGCCATCGGCTTCGACATGTACGCGCAGCTGCTCGAGGAGGCCGTCGCCGAGGTGCAGGGCGAGCCGCCCAAGGTGCGGATCGAGCCCGAGATTTCCCTGCCCATGGCGGCGCTCATCCCGGATGACTACGTCGCGGACGTGCACCAGCGGCTGGTCTTCTACAAGCGCTTCAGCCAGGCGAGCACACCGGACGAGGTCCAGGACCTGCGCGCGGAGCTGGTGGACCGCTTCGGCGAGGCCCCGGACGAGGTGGACAACCTCTCCGAGCAGGCGCTGGTGAAGATCGACATGCGCGAGCTGCGCCTGCGCGGGCTCGAGGGCGGTCCGGGACGGCTGTCGGTGATGCTGGGGGGAGACGCGCTCCTGGACGGGGCGAAGCTGCTGGCCCTGGTGCAGCGCTCCAAGGGCTACTACCGGCTCACCCCGGACATGAAGCTCATCGTGAAGCCCGGGCCCGAGGTGCGCGACCAGGGCCTCATCGCCGAGGCCAAGAAGGTGATGAGGGATCTCTTCACCTGCGCGCAGCCCCAGGCGTAG